Proteins co-encoded in one Polaromonas vacuolata genomic window:
- the gatB gene encoding Asp-tRNA(Asn)/Glu-tRNA(Gln) amidotransferase subunit GatB, which yields MSQNAMNTVKKKSLLVQGYEVVIGFETHTQLTTASKIFSRASTAFGAEPNTQASAVDFALPGALPVMNKGAVQRAIEFGLAINAHIAESSVFARKNYFYPDLPKGYQISQFEIPVVQGGSVEFFVDGEKKTVRLERAHLEEDAGKSLHEDFIGMSGIDLNRAGTPLLEIVTQPDMRSSSEAVAYAKELHKIVTWIGICDGNMQEGSFRCDANVSVRKPGAELGTRREIKNLNSFKFMQQAIDFEVRWQIEQIEDGHEIRQATVLFDPDSGETRAMRTKEDAADYRYFPDPDLPPLMIGRDWVEQTRAAMTELPRVMAARFEADYGLSEYDAGQLTQSRATASYFEAVTASCGQPKLAGNWVMGELSRRLNADEKSIEESSVSQTQLASLITRIADGTISNNAARQVFDALWLGQASDVDAVIEAKGLKQMSDSGELEKIIDEVLAANPKNVEEVRAGNTKAFNALVGQAMKASKGKGNPAQVNELLKKKLG from the coding sequence ATGAGTCAAAACGCTATGAACACCGTGAAAAAAAAATCCCTGTTGGTGCAGGGCTACGAAGTCGTGATTGGCTTTGAAACCCATACCCAGTTAACTACCGCTTCAAAAATCTTTAGCCGCGCCTCCACCGCGTTTGGTGCTGAGCCAAATACCCAAGCATCAGCCGTTGACTTTGCCTTGCCCGGCGCACTACCGGTGATGAACAAGGGCGCGGTTCAGCGAGCGATTGAATTCGGTCTAGCGATCAACGCCCACATCGCCGAAAGCAGTGTGTTTGCGCGCAAGAATTATTTTTATCCCGACCTGCCTAAAGGCTATCAAATCAGCCAGTTCGAGATCCCTGTGGTGCAAGGCGGCAGCGTTGAATTTTTTGTCGATGGCGAGAAAAAAACCGTGCGCCTAGAGCGTGCCCACCTGGAAGAAGATGCGGGCAAATCGCTGCACGAAGACTTCATAGGCATGAGCGGTATAGACCTGAACCGAGCCGGCACGCCATTGCTAGAGATAGTCACACAACCGGATATGCGCTCTTCCAGCGAGGCCGTGGCCTATGCCAAAGAGTTGCATAAAATCGTCACTTGGATTGGCATTTGCGATGGCAATATGCAAGAGGGTAGCTTTCGCTGCGACGCCAATGTCTCGGTGCGCAAACCCGGCGCTGAACTGGGCACGCGCCGCGAAATTAAAAACTTAAACAGTTTTAAATTCATGCAGCAAGCGATCGACTTTGAAGTGCGTTGGCAAATTGAACAAATTGAAGACGGTCACGAGATTCGCCAAGCCACTGTACTGTTCGATCCCGACAGCGGCGAAACTCGCGCCATGCGCACCAAAGAAGATGCGGCCGATTACCGCTATTTTCCCGACCCCGATTTACCGCCACTCATGATTGGCCGCGACTGGGTTGAGCAAACCCGCGCAGCAATGACAGAGCTGCCGCGCGTGATGGCGGCGCGCTTTGAGGCCGACTACGGCTTGTCTGAATACGACGCCGGTCAGCTGACACAAAGCCGCGCCACGGCCAGTTATTTCGAAGCCGTCACCGCTAGCTGCGGCCAGCCAAAACTCGCCGGTAACTGGGTCATGGGCGAGCTCTCGCGGCGCCTCAATGCAGACGAAAAATCAATTGAAGAATCCAGCGTCAGCCAAACCCAATTGGCCAGCTTGATCACGCGAATTGCTGACGGCACCATCTCGAACAACGCGGCGCGGCAAGTCTTTGACGCGCTCTGGTTAGGTCAAGCCAGCGATGTCGATGCGGTCATCGAAGCCAAGGGTCTCAAGCAAATGAGCGACTCGGGCGAGTTGGAAAAAATCATTGATGAAGTACTGGCTGCAAATCCGAAAAACGTAGAAGAAGTGCGCGCTGGAAACACCAAAGCTTTTAACGCTTTGGTCGGTCAGGCAATGAAAGCCAGCAAGGGAAAAGGCAATCCTGCGCAGGTCAATGAATTGCTCAAGAAAAAATTAGGCTGA
- the gatA gene encoding Asp-tRNA(Asn)/Glu-tRNA(Gln) amidotransferase subunit GatA codes for MNSNTPNTELHDLGLSELSVKLSAGEVSSLELTDHFLARIAAHDNLGAFLAQDADVSRAQAKAADQRLANGERGPLLGIPLAHKDVFVTRDFPTTAGSKMLENYRSPFDATVVNRLGVDQGAGMVTLGKLNCDEFAMGSGNENSAYKPALNPWDHSRIPGGSSGGSAAAVAARLLPAATGTDTGGSIRQPASLCGITGIKPTYGRCSRYGMVAFASSLDQAGPMARSALDCALMLSAMAGPDLDRDSTSLDMPATDYAADLLVQSASGIGNNSLKGLRIGLPRQFFGAGCAPDVLAAVHAALAEYEKLGAKLVDIDLPLTELSIPVYYVIAPAEASSNLSRFDGVRYGHRAAQYSDLTEMYKKSRAEGFGNEAKRRIMIGAYVLSAGYYDAYYLKAQKIRRLIAQDFQSAFAKCDIIAGPVSPTVAWKLGEKSADPVANYLADIYTLSSSLAGLPGMSVPAGFGAHGMPVGLQLIGNYFKEAQLLGAAHQFQLATDWHQRAPQA; via the coding sequence ATGAACAGCAACACCCCGAACACAGAATTACACGACCTTGGCCTGAGCGAGCTCTCAGTAAAGCTATCCGCCGGCGAAGTCTCTAGCCTAGAGCTGACGGATCATTTTTTAGCGCGCATCGCAGCGCATGACAATCTGGGCGCCTTTTTAGCGCAAGACGCCGACGTCTCGCGCGCCCAAGCCAAAGCCGCCGACCAGCGTTTGGCCAATGGCGAACGCGGCCCCTTGCTAGGCATTCCATTGGCCCACAAGGATGTGTTTGTCACGCGTGACTTTCCCACCACCGCTGGCTCAAAAATGCTGGAGAACTATCGCAGCCCGTTTGACGCCACTGTGGTCAACCGTTTAGGCGTGGACCAAGGCGCTGGCATGGTCACTTTGGGCAAGCTCAATTGCGATGAGTTTGCCATGGGCTCGGGTAATGAAAACAGCGCTTATAAGCCGGCACTAAACCCTTGGGACCACAGCCGGATTCCGGGCGGCTCTTCGGGTGGCTCAGCCGCGGCCGTGGCGGCGCGCTTGCTACCGGCCGCTACGGGTACTGATACCGGTGGCTCGATTCGCCAGCCGGCTTCGCTGTGCGGCATCACTGGCATCAAGCCGACTTATGGCCGCTGCTCGCGCTACGGCATGGTGGCTTTTGCCTCTAGCCTAGACCAAGCCGGACCGATGGCACGCAGCGCACTAGACTGCGCCTTGATGCTCTCGGCCATGGCCGGACCCGATCTGGATCGCGACTCAACCTCGCTAGACATGCCGGCAACTGACTACGCTGCTGACCTACTCGTCCAATCCGCCAGCGGCATAGGTAATAACAGCCTCAAGGGTTTGCGCATTGGTCTGCCAAGGCAGTTTTTTGGCGCTGGCTGCGCACCTGATGTGTTAGCTGCCGTGCATGCGGCCTTGGCCGAATATGAAAAGCTAGGCGCCAAGCTGGTGGATATCGATCTACCACTGACAGAGTTGTCAATACCGGTCTACTACGTGATCGCACCGGCCGAGGCCAGCAGCAACCTGAGCCGCTTTGACGGCGTGCGTTACGGCCACCGCGCCGCGCAGTACAGCGATCTGACAGAGATGTATAAAAAGTCGCGAGCCGAAGGCTTTGGCAACGAAGCCAAGCGCCGCATCATGATTGGTGCGTATGTGCTGTCCGCCGGCTACTACGATGCCTACTACCTCAAAGCACAAAAGATTCGCCGCTTAATCGCCCAAGACTTTCAAAGTGCTTTTGCCAAGTGCGACATCATTGCCGGCCCAGTCTCACCCACAGTGGCGTGGAAGCTGGGCGAGAAATCCGCCGACCCAGTGGCCAACTATCTGGCCGATATCTACACTTTGTCGTCCAGCCTAGCCGGCCTCCCCGGCATGAGCGTGCCCGCCGGTTTTGGCGCGCACGGCATGCCGGTAGGTCTGCAACTGATAGGCAACTATTTCAAAGAAGCCCAGCTACTGGGCGCGGCGCATCAGTTTCAACTGGCAACCGATTGGCATCAACGAGCACCGCAAGCATGA
- the gatC gene encoding Asp-tRNA(Asn)/Glu-tRNA(Gln) amidotransferase subunit GatC, with protein MALTSKDIERVANLARLELRSDEIAPILDQLNGFFRLVDQLDAIDTNGVAPLAHPAALLGEVALRLRDDIASEPNQREASQVSAPAVERGLFLVPKVIE; from the coding sequence ATGGCACTGACATCTAAAGACATAGAACGCGTGGCCAATCTGGCCAGACTTGAATTGCGCAGTGACGAAATAGCGCCGATTTTGGATCAACTCAACGGATTTTTCAGGCTGGTCGACCAGCTCGATGCCATAGACACCAACGGCGTTGCACCGCTGGCACACCCAGCTGCACTGCTAGGCGAAGTCGCCCTCAGGCTGCGCGATGATATCGCCAGCGAACCCAACCAACGAGAAGCCAGCCAGGTCAGCGCACCGGCTGTCGAACGCGGCCTATTTTTAGTGCCCAAGGTCATCGAATGA
- a CDS encoding rod shape-determining protein → MFEAFRRYFSTDLAIDLGTANTLIYVRDRGIVLDEPSVVAIRHEGGPQGKKTIQAVGREAKAMLGKVPGNIEAIRPMKDGVIADFTVTEQMLKQFIKMVHPRSFFKPSPRIIICVPCGSTQVERRAIRESALGAGASNVYLIEEPMAAAIGAGLPVSEASGSMVVDIGGGTTEVGVISLGGMVYKGSVRVGGDRFDEAIINYIRRNYGMLIGEPTAEAIKKNIGSAFPGSEVKEMEVKGRNLSEGVPRSFTISSNEILEALTDPLNNIVSAVKNALEQTPPELGADIADRGMMLTGGGALLRDLDRLLAEETGLPVLVAEEPLTCVVRGCGMALERMDRMGSIFTTE, encoded by the coding sequence ATGTTTGAAGCATTTCGTCGGTACTTTTCCACCGACCTAGCCATAGACCTTGGCACAGCCAATACCTTGATTTACGTTCGCGATCGCGGCATTGTGCTGGACGAACCTTCGGTCGTAGCGATACGCCATGAAGGCGGCCCGCAAGGCAAAAAAACTATACAAGCTGTGGGCCGTGAGGCCAAGGCCATGCTGGGCAAAGTGCCTGGCAATATTGAAGCCATTCGTCCTATGAAGGATGGCGTGATTGCTGACTTCACGGTCACCGAGCAGATGCTCAAGCAATTTATCAAGATGGTGCATCCACGCAGTTTTTTTAAGCCTAGTCCGCGCATCATCATTTGCGTGCCTTGCGGCTCTACCCAAGTGGAGCGCCGCGCCATTCGCGAGAGCGCATTGGGTGCAGGCGCCAGCAATGTTTACCTGATTGAAGAGCCTATGGCCGCAGCGATTGGCGCTGGCTTGCCGGTCTCCGAGGCCAGCGGCTCCATGGTGGTGGATATCGGCGGCGGCACTACCGAAGTCGGCGTGATCTCACTTGGCGGCATGGTCTACAAAGGCAGTGTGCGCGTGGGTGGTGACCGTTTCGATGAGGCCATCATCAACTACATTCGCCGCAACTACGGCATGCTGATTGGTGAGCCGACGGCTGAAGCGATTAAGAAAAACATTGGTTCAGCTTTTCCTGGCTCTGAAGTCAAGGAAATGGAAGTCAAAGGCCGCAATCTTTCCGAAGGCGTGCCGCGCAGCTTCACGATTTCGAGCAACGAGATTTTGGAAGCCTTGACTGATCCGCTTAACAACATCGTCAGCGCCGTGAAAAACGCGCTTGAGCAGACACCTCCAGAGTTGGGCGCAGACATTGCCGATCGCGGCATGATGCTCACTGGTGGCGGTGCTTTGCTGCGCGACTTAGATCGCTTGCTGGCTGAGGAAACCGGCCTGCCGGTACTGGTCGCCGAAGAACCACTGACCTGCGTGGTACGCGGCTGCGGTATGGCGCTAGAACGCATGGACCGTATGGGTTCTATCTTCACCACGGAATAA
- the mreC gene encoding rod shape-determining protein MreC — MPLATLDRSTPSFFKQGPSALSKLIFFSALSLFLMVADVRFHITESTRSVMLTALFPVQWLVQQPARALQIGSEYVSGLDQANSNSADASRKLALQSLRAGQVEQLLLENDRLRKLLNLREHLATSVMAAEVLYDAADPYTRKFIIDKGSLKGVDLGSPVLDETGVLGQVTRVYPLVSEVTLVIDRDLAIPVLNVRTGARSVAFGDATTAGGGLELRFMGSNSDVQVGDLLTSSGVDGVYPAGLPVAKISRIERRAESAFAKIYCTPQALVSGARHVMVVKPIGEQIPPRPDTVAATPAGKGVAK; from the coding sequence ATGCCTCTCGCAACCTTGGACAGATCGACGCCTTCGTTTTTTAAACAAGGTCCGTCAGCGCTTTCTAAACTGATTTTTTTCAGCGCTTTGTCCCTATTCTTGATGGTCGCTGATGTGCGTTTTCACATCACTGAGTCGACACGCTCAGTGATGCTCACCGCACTGTTTCCGGTTCAATGGCTGGTTCAACAGCCAGCGCGTGCACTGCAAATTGGCAGTGAATATGTCAGCGGTTTGGATCAAGCCAATAGCAATAGCGCGGATGCCAGCCGAAAACTTGCTTTGCAATCACTACGCGCCGGTCAAGTCGAGCAGTTGTTGTTGGAGAACGATAGGCTGCGTAAGTTGTTGAACTTGCGCGAGCATCTGGCTACTTCCGTCATGGCCGCCGAAGTGCTTTATGACGCAGCCGACCCCTACACCCGTAAATTCATCATAGACAAGGGCTCGTTAAAGGGCGTGGATTTGGGCTCGCCAGTGTTAGATGAAACCGGCGTGCTCGGGCAAGTGACACGGGTTTATCCGCTGGTCAGTGAAGTCACGCTGGTGATAGACCGGGATCTGGCCATTCCCGTGCTCAATGTACGCACTGGCGCGCGCAGCGTAGCTTTTGGTGACGCTACTACTGCGGGTGGCGGGCTAGAGCTGCGTTTTATGGGCAGCAATTCCGATGTGCAGGTGGGCGACTTACTCACCAGCAGCGGCGTCGATGGTGTTTATCCAGCCGGTCTGCCGGTGGCCAAAATTAGCCGTATTGAGCGACGCGCTGAGTCCGCCTTTGCCAAGATTTACTGTACCCCACAGGCTTTGGTCAGTGGCGCTCGCCATGTGATGGTGGTCAAGCCGATTGGTGAGCAGATTCCCCCCCGGCCTGACACGGTGGCAGCTACACCCGCTGGTAAAGGAGTCGCCAAATGA
- the mreD gene encoding rod shape-determining protein MreD, whose amino-acid sequence MILSSSGQQLLLPVNRGFIWASLIAALLLDMLPFGRAVWIPDFLALVLMFWSIHQPLRVGIGMAFMFGLIIDVHQTSMLGQHALAYTVLCFLATLISRRLLWFSVPSQALQVLPLFALSHGLELLIRMLAGGIFPGWYILLAPLIEALLWPLVSVLLLIPQRRAPDPDQNRPL is encoded by the coding sequence ATGATCTTGTCTTCGTCTGGCCAGCAGCTGTTGTTACCCGTTAACCGAGGTTTTATTTGGGCTAGCTTGATCGCTGCGCTGCTATTGGACATGTTGCCGTTTGGCCGGGCGGTATGGATACCTGACTTTTTGGCACTGGTGCTGATGTTTTGGAGCATCCATCAGCCGCTGCGCGTGGGCATAGGCATGGCCTTTATGTTTGGTCTGATCATCGATGTGCATCAGACCTCGATGTTGGGCCAACACGCGCTGGCCTATACCGTGCTGTGCTTTTTGGCAACCTTGATTAGTCGCCGGCTGCTGTGGTTTTCCGTGCCCTCGCAGGCGCTGCAGGTGCTGCCTTTGTTTGCACTCTCGCATGGCCTTGAGCTGTTGATTCGGATGCTAGCGGGCGGTATTTTTCCGGGTTGGTATATTTTGCTCGCCCCTTTGATTGAAGCCTTGCTTTGGCCGCTGGTGAGCGTGTTGCTGTTGATACCGCAGCGACGTGCGCCCGATCCAGACCAGAACCGTCCCTTATGA
- the mrdA gene encoding penicillin-binding protein 2, whose translation MTELRNVDADLSRFRTRIVVAILVVLFAFGLVTARLIYLQVYRHADLAEQAESNRTAVVPIVPNRGLILDRNGIVLASNYSAYTLELTPSKIANLDETIAELATIVAIEPRDKRRFKRLREESRNFESLPIRTKLTDEEVARFAAQRFRFPGVDIKARLFRNYPYGELASHVIGYIGRINQNEKEALAGSEEEGNYRGTDYIGKLGVEQSFEKQLHGTTGVDQVETSAGGRAVRKLSTNPATPGDTVMLSIDIRLQKLVEDMFGERRGALVALDPKTGDVLAFVSKPTFDPNLFVDGIDVESWQALNESIDKPLLNRALRGTYPPGSTYKPFMAMAALQTGKRSASFVVNDNASWTFGGHTFRSHGDIALGTVDMYKAIVKSSNVYFYSLANELGVDAIHDFMVPLGLGQITGIDINGEVRGVLPSQEWKRNRYKNAAQQRWYPGETISLGIGQGYNAFTMLQMAQATAILANNGIKHTPRLVMGTQDPVSRAIHLLPLTAAVDLGYKPENVDIIRRALVGVTQEGTSARVFAGAGYLSGGKTGTAQAVTIGQKEKYNSAKLDEHQRDHAVYMAFAPANDPKIALAVIVENAGWGAGVAAPIARRVFDYMLLGQYPSEEDMAAVQKGLAAAPIGTPRTAAEVTALLDGRGKAAAGSSAAIGRAAAKSLAIAQALAKLKPPVTAQDANPD comes from the coding sequence ATGACAGAGCTGAGAAATGTTGACGCCGACTTATCGCGTTTTCGCACCCGTATCGTGGTCGCCATTTTGGTTGTACTGTTTGCTTTTGGATTGGTCACTGCGCGCCTGATTTATCTACAGGTTTATCGCCACGCTGACTTAGCTGAGCAAGCCGAAAGCAACCGCACAGCGGTTGTGCCCATAGTGCCTAATCGCGGGCTGATACTGGACCGCAACGGCATAGTGCTGGCGAGTAATTACTCCGCCTACACGCTCGAACTCACGCCATCCAAGATCGCCAACCTCGACGAGACCATTGCCGAGCTAGCGACTATTGTTGCGATTGAGCCGCGCGATAAACGCCGGTTTAAACGTCTACGAGAAGAGTCGAGAAACTTCGAGTCGCTGCCCATACGCACCAAATTGACAGACGAAGAAGTCGCACGTTTTGCGGCTCAACGCTTTCGTTTTCCGGGTGTAGATATCAAAGCGCGGCTGTTTCGCAACTACCCTTACGGAGAGTTGGCAAGCCATGTGATCGGCTATATAGGCCGGATCAATCAAAATGAGAAAGAAGCGCTAGCCGGCAGCGAAGAGGAGGGTAACTACCGCGGAACCGACTACATCGGCAAGCTCGGGGTAGAGCAAAGTTTTGAAAAGCAGCTACATGGCACGACTGGGGTTGACCAAGTCGAGACCTCTGCCGGTGGCCGCGCCGTGCGCAAGCTTTCAACCAACCCAGCCACGCCGGGCGACACCGTGATGTTGTCGATAGACATACGGCTACAAAAATTAGTCGAAGATATGTTTGGCGAGCGCCGCGGCGCGCTAGTGGCCCTTGATCCCAAGACCGGCGATGTACTGGCTTTCGTGAGCAAGCCCACGTTTGACCCCAACTTGTTTGTCGACGGCATTGATGTCGAGAGTTGGCAGGCGCTAAACGAATCAATTGACAAGCCGCTGCTCAACCGCGCGCTGCGCGGCACTTACCCGCCGGGTTCAACCTACAAGCCGTTTATGGCCATGGCGGCTTTGCAAACCGGCAAACGCTCGGCCAGCTTTGTGGTCAACGATAACGCTTCTTGGACTTTTGGTGGCCACACTTTTCGCAGCCACGGCGACATCGCCTTGGGTACGGTCGACATGTATAAAGCCATCGTCAAGTCCAGCAACGTCTATTTTTATTCGCTGGCTAACGAGCTCGGTGTAGACGCCATTCATGACTTCATGGTGCCGCTGGGCTTGGGGCAAATCACCGGCATAGACATTAATGGCGAAGTCAGGGGTGTATTGCCCAGCCAAGAATGGAAGCGCAACCGTTATAAAAATGCGGCGCAGCAACGCTGGTATCCCGGTGAAACCATCTCGCTAGGTATTGGTCAGGGCTACAACGCTTTTACTATGCTGCAAATGGCCCAGGCCACCGCCATACTGGCCAACAATGGCATCAAGCACACACCGCGTCTGGTGATGGGAACGCAAGATCCTGTGAGCCGAGCGATCCATTTGCTGCCACTGACGGCGGCGGTGGACTTGGGCTATAAGCCTGAAAACGTAGACATCATTAGGCGTGCGCTGGTTGGCGTGACGCAAGAAGGTACATCGGCGCGGGTGTTCGCCGGCGCGGGCTATCTTTCTGGTGGCAAGACCGGCACGGCGCAGGCGGTGACGATTGGTCAGAAAGAAAAATACAACAGCGCCAAACTCGATGAACACCAGCGTGATCACGCGGTCTATATGGCTTTTGCACCGGCTAATGATCCAAAAATAGCTTTGGCCGTGATTGTCGAGAATGCCGGTTGGGGCGCTGGCGTGGCCGCGCCGATTGCGCGCCGGGTTTTTGACTACATGCTGCTCGGTCAGTACCCCAGCGAGGAAGACATGGCTGCGGTGCAAAAAGGTTTGGCTGCCGCACCCATTGGTACGCCGCGTACCGCGGCAGAAGTCACTGCACTGCTTGACGGCCGAGGCAAGGCTGCGGCTGGATCAAGCGCTGCGATTGGCCGGGCTGCGGCTAAGTCGCTGGCGATTGCACAGGCCCTTGCCAAACTCAAGCCGCCGGTGACGGCGCAAGACGCTAATCCAGATTAA
- a CDS encoding GMC family oxidoreductase, producing the protein MQENDQVFDYIIIGAGTAGCLLANRLSADASKRVLLIEAGRKDDYHWIHIPVGYLYCIGNPRTDWLYSTEPDAGLNGRSLRYPRGKTLGGSSSINGMIYMRGQARDYDQWAQLTGDMSWNWDSALPFFKMHEDHYKGADAMHGARGTAPELMKNKADGYQQQLRHHNSGGEWRVEKQRLRWNLLDAFAEAAVEAGIPATDDFNRGNNEGVGYFEVNQKSGWRWNTAKAFLRPKCYGRPNFELWSSAQVCKLVITPQADGSQRCTGVEVWVGDERVTALSTRDSGHMGEVILCAGAIGSPQILQLSGIGPAALLQQHGIPVIQDLPGVGANLQDHLQIRSVYKVQSLPGEKAWGLSLNTMANTLLGKARIGLEYALRQTGPMSMAPSQLGAFTRSSPDQLYPNLEYHVQPLSLDAFGEPLHNFNAFTASVCNLNPSSRGSVNIKSARFEDAPAIAPNYLSTPEDRQVAADSLRVTRKIVGQSALAKYQPQEFKPGVQFQSDEDLARLAGDIATTIFHPVGTTKMGRDDDVMAVVDSHLKVRGIKGLRVVDAGVMPLITSGNTNSPTLMIAEKAAKWIQAGI; encoded by the coding sequence ATGCAAGAAAACGATCAGGTCTTTGACTACATCATCATTGGCGCCGGCACTGCTGGCTGCCTGCTGGCCAACCGCCTAAGCGCCGACGCATCCAAGCGTGTGCTACTCATAGAAGCGGGCCGCAAAGACGACTATCACTGGATACACATACCCGTCGGCTACCTTTACTGCATAGGCAATCCGCGCACCGACTGGCTCTACAGCACCGAGCCAGATGCGGGTCTAAACGGCCGCTCTTTGCGTTACCCACGCGGCAAAACATTGGGCGGCAGCTCCAGTATTAACGGCATGATTTACATGCGTGGCCAAGCGCGTGACTACGATCAATGGGCGCAACTAACCGGCGATATGAGCTGGAACTGGGACAGCGCCCTGCCCTTTTTCAAAATGCACGAAGACCACTACAAAGGCGCAGACGCCATGCATGGCGCGCGCGGCACGGCGCCAGAGTTGATGAAAAACAAGGCCGATGGCTACCAGCAGCAACTACGTCACCACAACTCAGGCGGTGAATGGCGGGTTGAAAAGCAGCGCTTGCGCTGGAATTTACTCGACGCTTTTGCCGAAGCTGCGGTAGAAGCCGGCATACCCGCCACCGATGACTTTAACCGTGGCAACAATGAGGGCGTAGGCTACTTTGAGGTAAACCAAAAAAGCGGCTGGCGCTGGAACACCGCCAAAGCCTTTTTGCGACCCAAGTGCTACGGCAGGCCCAACTTTGAGCTCTGGAGCAGCGCCCAAGTCTGCAAGCTGGTGATCACGCCGCAGGCCGATGGCAGCCAGCGCTGTACCGGCGTCGAGGTCTGGGTGGGCGATGAGCGCGTCACCGCCCTGTCAACCCGCGATTCTGGTCACATGGGCGAAGTCATACTTTGCGCCGGCGCCATCGGCTCGCCGCAAATTTTGCAACTCTCGGGCATTGGCCCAGCCGCACTATTACAGCAGCACGGCATTCCAGTGATTCAAGACCTGCCCGGCGTGGGCGCGAACTTGCAAGACCATTTGCAGATCCGCTCGGTCTACAAAGTGCAAAGTCTGCCAGGTGAGAAAGCCTGGGGCTTGTCGCTCAACACCATGGCCAACACGCTACTGGGCAAAGCCCGTATCGGGCTGGAATACGCGCTGCGCCAAACCGGCCCCATGAGCATGGCGCCATCGCAGCTAGGCGCTTTCACGCGCAGCTCGCCGGATCAGCTCTACCCGAATCTCGAGTACCACGTGCAACCACTCTCACTAGACGCTTTTGGCGAGCCGCTGCACAACTTCAACGCCTTTACCGCCAGCGTTTGCAACCTCAACCCAAGCAGCCGCGGCAGCGTCAACATCAAAAGTGCGCGCTTTGAGGACGCGCCAGCGATTGCGCCTAATTACCTCAGTACGCCAGAAGACCGGCAGGTGGCCGCCGACTCGCTGCGCGTGACGCGCAAAATCGTCGGTCAAAGTGCACTGGCAAAATACCAACCGCAAGAGTTCAAGCCGGGCGTGCAATTCCAGAGCGACGAAGATCTTGCACGGCTAGCCGGCGACATCGCCACCACCATATTCCACCCAGTTGGGACAACAAAAATGGGCCGCGACGACGACGTCATGGCAGTGGTTGACTCGCATCTCAAAGTGCGCGGCATCAAAGGTCTGCGTGTCGTCGATGCTGGCGTGATGCCGCTAATCACCAGCGGCAACACCAACTCGCCAACACTCATGATTGCGGAAAAAGCGGCTAAGTGGATACAAGCTGGCATCTAA
- a CDS encoding MlaE family ABC transporter permease: MDPNTPRIQIQDTPQGQSLQVLGAWTAAELSRASVWTALTAQLASLESASQEAPWSLASIEKLDYLGAQVLFRHWGHRIPPQLELQTSQRELLETVAKFTVSPPPRMRLTLSDLLAMAGSRLFTLLDHASGLLRLVGQLLLDLIRLLRRPKQGPWRDLSGHLYQIGATALPITALVGFLIGVVLAYLISQQLKQFGADSFIVNILGISLVRELGPVLAAILIAGRSGSAITAQIGVMRVTEELDAMRVMGIAHGFRLVLPRALALAVVMPLISVWTTLAALAGGMLAASASMGITPGFFIESLPAAVEVSNLVLATAKSVVFGLLIALVGCHFGLRVEPNTESLGKGTTASVVTSITVVILVDALFAVLFKGIGI; the protein is encoded by the coding sequence ATGGACCCCAATACCCCGCGCATTCAAATTCAGGACACGCCGCAAGGCCAGTCGCTGCAGGTGCTGGGCGCGTGGACGGCGGCTGAACTTAGCCGGGCCTCGGTCTGGACTGCGCTGACGGCGCAGCTCGCCAGTCTTGAGTCGGCGAGTCAAGAGGCGCCGTGGAGTCTTGCCAGCATTGAAAAACTCGACTACCTCGGCGCCCAAGTTTTGTTTCGCCACTGGGGCCACCGAATTCCACCGCAACTCGAGCTACAAACGTCACAGCGTGAATTGCTGGAGACGGTGGCTAAATTTACTGTCAGCCCACCGCCGCGCATGCGTTTGACTCTAAGTGATTTGCTCGCCATGGCCGGTTCGCGCCTGTTCACGCTGCTCGACCACGCGAGCGGCTTGTTGCGCCTAGTAGGCCAGTTGCTACTCGATTTAATACGGCTGTTACGCCGGCCCAAACAAGGGCCGTGGCGCGATTTGTCGGGTCATCTTTATCAAATCGGCGCGACCGCGCTGCCGATCACTGCACTGGTAGGTTTTCTGATCGGCGTGGTGCTGGCTTATTTGATTTCGCAGCAGCTCAAGCAGTTTGGTGCTGACTCTTTTATCGTCAATATTTTGGGTATCTCGTTGGTGCGTGAGCTTGGGCCGGTGCTGGCTGCGATTTTGATTGCTGGACGTTCCGGCTCAGCGATCACGGCGCAGATCGGTGTGATGCGTGTCACTGAAGAGTTGGACGCCATGCGCGTGATGGGCATTGCCCACGGCTTTCGTTTGGTCTTGCCGCGCGCTTTAGCGTTGGCCGTGGTGATGCCGCTCATTAGCGTCTGGACGACGTTGGCTGCGCTGGCTGGCGGTATGTTGGCAGCTAGTGCCAGTATGGGCATTACACCGGGATTTTTCATTGAATCTTTACCCGCTGCAGTAGAGGTCAGCAACTTGGTGTTGGCCACGGCCAAGTCCGTGGTTTTCGGTTTGCTGATCGCGCTGGTGGGTTGCCATTTCGGTCTGCGCGTCGAGCCCAATACTGAGAGCCTTGGCAAGGGCACGACGGCATCGGTAGTGACTTCCATCACCGTAGTGATATTGGTTGATGCGCTGTTTGCAGTGCTTTTTAAAGGCATAGGCATATGA